Part of the Virgibacillus necropolis genome, AAAAGCTGAAGCTATAAATGCACTTGCTGTAACCGACATAATAATTTTCTTATTAGCCAAAATGTTTTCCCCTCTCACAAATAAAATAAACTATTTCCTTAAATTTCTAATTTAGTATAGCATGATTATGATAGAATCGTGACAATTGTGACAAAATATAGCACAATAGTTATCTTCCTGTAATATTATCGTAATAATGCGCGCTTTTTGTAAAAGAAACAAAACAAATAAATAGAATTTTATTGTAAAAATTATAATCCATACGACCTAAATGTGTTATAATTTCGATTGTATTGTCGATATAGATATAGAATTATAAAAAAATATATAAATAATCATCAATGAGAAAGTTAATGGAGGTCTTTACACTATGGAAGAAACTATTTCCCTCAAGGAAATATTTGGGGTTATTAAAAAGCGTCTTTTACTAATCATTTCACTAATAGTAGGCGCAGCATTGATAGCGGCGTTGGTCAGCTATTTCGTTTTGACACCTACCTATCAAGCTAGTACACAATTTATTGTAAGCCAAGAAAAAAAGGATCCAGCAGTTGAATATGGTGTGAATGATATACAGACAAACATCCAACTTATTAATACCTATAATATTATTATTAAGAGTCCTGCAATCTTAGATGATGTTGTCAATGAATTAGATTTACCATATACAGCAGGCGCTTTAAAATCAAAATTACAAGTAGCAAGTGAGGAAAGCTCACAAGTAGTTACTGTTACCGCAACAGACACCAACCCTGAAACTGCAGTTAAAATTGCCAACACTACAGTAGAAACATTCCAGGAAAAAATTCCAGATATTATGAGTGTTGATAATGTAAGTATTCTTGCAGAAGCGGAACTTGCTGAGAATCCAAGCCAAGTGAGTCCAAACCCGCTATTAAACATTGCAATCGCGATTGTACTTGGTGCGATGGTTGGTGTTGGTCTTGCGTTTCTACTTGAGTATTTGGATAACACGATTACGACAGAAGATGACATGGAAAAGGTTCTTGATATCCCTGTATTAGGTGTTATCACCCATATCAATGACAATGATGTTCGGGGAGAACATATGGAGATACAATCAAAGCAAGTGAAGCGAGGTGGATATAATAATGGCACGCAAAAAAGATCAGTCTAAAACAAGTAAAATAAGACATCTAATTACAAAACTTAATCCACGCTCACCAATTTCCGAGCAGTACCGTACAATTCGAACAAATTTACAGTTTGCTTCCGTTGATGATGAACTTAAAACAATGCTCGTTACCTCGCCGGGACCTGGTGCAGGTAAATCAATTACAACAGCTAACTTGGCAGTTGTTTACGCACAACAAGGGAAAAAAGTTCTCCTAATTGATGCGGATATGCGTAAACCTACTGTTCATTACACCTTTCGTTTAGATAATCTACACGGGTTAAGTAACATCTTAGTAGGTGAGGGTAGCCTAGAAGATTCAACATCTACAACGGATGTTGATAATTTGGATATTATTCCATGTGGTCCAATTCCGCCAAATCCGTCTGAATTACTAGGATCTAGAAAAATGAGAACATTAATACACGAAGCTAGCCTTCTATATGACCTTATTATTTTCGATACACCACCAGTACTTGCTGTTACAGATGCACAAATACTAGCTAACATTGTTGATGGATCGTTACTGGTCATTCGAAGCAATAATACGGAAAACGAAGCAGCAATCAAGGCAAAAGAAGCATTAGAACCTGCGAAAGCAAAATTGTTAGGTGCTATCCTAAATGACCGGGAAAAGAAAGCTTCCAATTACTATTATTACTATGGTGTAAATTAACAAATCTACTCCTTATCTTGTCTGGTAAGGAGTTTTTTAATAAAAAAACAAGATATGACTTTTTTGTCGTTAATATGACAATTTTATGATAGTAATTATACTGCTAGTTTGATATAGTAAGTGAATGAGTCCTTTGACCTATGAAGGTTAGTGGGATGATAGTGTCGAAACGTACTATTAATACACGTCGAATTCTGCTATAATTTCTAGAAATAATATGTACAAGGATGTGACGACTATGATAGATATTCATTGCCATATACTACCTGGAATCGATGACGGTGCCGTTACCGAGGCTGACAGTTTAGCGATGGCACGTGAAGCAGTTCAGCAAGGCATCCATACGATTATTGCAACCCCACATCATAAGAATGGTAAATACGAAAACACAAAAGGCAGTATTGTGAAAAGTGTGGAAGTATTAAGCGAACTTCTTGTGAATGAAGATGTGCCTTTAACACTATTAGCTGGTCAAGAGATCCGAATTAATGGTGATATGATTGATGATATTGAAAAAAGCGAATTATTATCGCTTAATCATACCAAATACATGTTTGTAGAATTTCCATCAAGTAGTGTTCCTCGTTATGCAAAGCAGATGCTGTTTGATCTACAAGTTTCTGGTTACACACCGGTTATCGTACACCCCGAGAGAAACTCAGAACTCGTTCAAAATCCAGCAAAACTTTATGACTTTGTACGTAAAGGCGCATTGACTCAGGTTACTGC contains:
- a CDS encoding CpsD/CapB family tyrosine-protein kinase, which codes for MARKKDQSKTSKIRHLITKLNPRSPISEQYRTIRTNLQFASVDDELKTMLVTSPGPGAGKSITTANLAVVYAQQGKKVLLIDADMRKPTVHYTFRLDNLHGLSNILVGEGSLEDSTSTTDVDNLDIIPCGPIPPNPSELLGSRKMRTLIHEASLLYDLIIFDTPPVLAVTDAQILANIVDGSLLVIRSNNTENEAAIKAKEALEPAKAKLLGAILNDREKKASNYYYYYGVN
- a CDS encoding YveK family protein → MEETISLKEIFGVIKKRLLLIISLIVGAALIAALVSYFVLTPTYQASTQFIVSQEKKDPAVEYGVNDIQTNIQLINTYNIIIKSPAILDDVVNELDLPYTAGALKSKLQVASEESSQVVTVTATDTNPETAVKIANTTVETFQEKIPDIMSVDNVSILAEAELAENPSQVSPNPLLNIAIAIVLGAMVGVGLAFLLEYLDNTITTEDDMEKVLDIPVLGVITHINDNDVRGEHMEIQSKQVKRGGYNNGTQKRSV
- a CDS encoding tyrosine-protein phosphatase, with amino-acid sequence MIDIHCHILPGIDDGAVTEADSLAMAREAVQQGIHTIIATPHHKNGKYENTKGSIVKSVEVLSELLVNEDVPLTLLAGQEIRINGDMIDDIEKSELLSLNHTKYMFVEFPSSSVPRYAKQMLFDLQVSGYTPVIVHPERNSELVQNPAKLYDFVRKGALTQVTAASLIGKFGKSIQKFSKQLVDANLTHFIASDAHNTTTRGFCMKDAYQELRSEFGADTFYLFMENCQLLADNQNVNKMEPSMVKKKKFMGIF